One region of Spirochaetota bacterium genomic DNA includes:
- a CDS encoding HNH endonuclease — protein MNLYLGVTDTNWYTFLSANNPEDVNFWQPGGQISFKALERGAPFLFKLKYPENAYGRRCAVSGERTVPALEAAHIKPYAESGPHAIANGLLLRSDIHRLFDRGYITVAEDYSVEVSKRIRKEYENGRDYYRYHGQKLEVLSARIQEQPGGGYLRWHNEHVYRA, from the coding sequence ATGAACCTCTACCTCGGCGTAACCGACACCAACTGGTACACCTTCCTCTCGGCAAACAACCCGGAGGACGTAAACTTCTGGCAGCCCGGCGGGCAGATATCCTTCAAAGCCCTCGAGCGCGGCGCGCCCTTTCTCTTCAAGCTCAAGTATCCCGAAAACGCCTACGGGCGGCGCTGCGCAGTAAGCGGCGAACGTACGGTGCCGGCCCTCGAGGCCGCGCACATAAAGCCCTACGCCGAATCCGGACCGCACGCCATCGCCAACGGCCTGCTGCTGCGCTCGGACATCCACCGGCTGTTCGACAGGGGATACATCACCGTGGCGGAAGACTATTCCGTCGAGGTGAGCAAGCGGATAAGGAAAGAGTACGAAAACGGAAGGGATTATTACCGCTATCACGGCCAAAAGCTCGAGGTGCTGTCGGCGCGTATTCAGGAACAGCCCGGCGGCGGATACCTGCGCTGGCACAATGAGCATGTGTACCGGGCATAA
- a CDS encoding SprT family zinc-dependent metalloprotease, whose amino-acid sequence MGRRIDLGEFDADVVFKKIKNVHLSVYPPDGKVRISAPSHMNLDTIRVYAISKLAWIKRQRKKLREQERETPREFIDRESHYVWGKRYLLTVVEEDAPPRVELGHRSMKLYVRPGTGDDARDAIVSQWLRDQIRAALPELLARWEPRLGVKVKKVFIQHMKTRWGSCNPKAGHVRLNTDLAKKPPECLEYILVHEMAHLIEPTHNERFVAIMEKFMPKWKFHRDQLNRLPVRHEEWGY is encoded by the coding sequence ATGGGGCGGAGAATCGACCTGGGGGAATTCGACGCGGACGTCGTCTTCAAGAAGATAAAGAACGTCCACCTGAGCGTCTACCCGCCGGACGGGAAGGTGCGGATTTCAGCGCCGTCACACATGAATCTCGACACCATCCGCGTCTATGCAATCTCGAAGCTCGCATGGATCAAGCGGCAGCGGAAAAAGCTGCGGGAACAGGAGCGGGAAACACCCCGGGAGTTCATCGACAGGGAAAGCCACTATGTCTGGGGGAAGCGGTATCTCCTCACCGTGGTCGAGGAGGATGCCCCTCCCCGCGTGGAGCTCGGGCACCGTTCCATGAAGCTCTACGTGCGTCCGGGAACCGGGGATGACGCGAGGGACGCCATAGTGTCCCAGTGGCTCAGGGACCAGATCAGGGCGGCCCTCCCCGAGCTTCTCGCCCGATGGGAGCCCCGCCTTGGCGTGAAGGTGAAAAAGGTCTTCATCCAGCACATGAAAACACGCTGGGGCAGCTGCAATCCGAAAGCCGGCCACGTCCGCCTCAACACCGACCTCGCAAAGAAACCGCCGGAGTGCCTCGAGTACATCCTGGTGCACGAGATGGCGCACCTCATCGAACCCACCCACAATGAGCGCTTCGTGGCCATTATGGAAAAGTTCATGCCGAAATGGAAGTTCCACCGGGACCAGCTGAACAGACTGCCGGTGCGGCATGAGGAGTGGGGGTATTGA
- a CDS encoding HsdR family type I site-specific deoxyribonuclease gives MSDIGKPERATQNRVSALFRDELGYDYLGNWGCRDLNSNIEEDLLSSWLAKSGYTRDHISRALYVLHGEADNHGRGLYGNNRAVYSLLRYGVPVKIEAGTVTETVRLIDWENPRKNDFSIAEEVTLRGNHERRPDIVLYVNGIAVAVLELKRSGVSIGEGIRQSISNQKPEFNEWFYSTVQFVFAGNDSEGLRYGSIGTPEKYFLAWKEDEADDSRYKLDKYLLKMCSKERLIELMRDFVLYDGGIKKLPRVHQYFGIKAAQKHVREHKSGIIWHTQGSGKSIVMVLLAKWILENNPHARVAVITDRDELDKQIERVFGDAGEEIVRTSSGRDLVTRLGKAKPRLLCSLIHKFGRKDVDDFDTFIKDLEARPSATVGEVFVFVDECHRTQSGKLHRAMKAIMPNAVFIGFTGTPLLTRDRATSLEVFGGYIHTYKFSEGVEDGVVLDLVYEARDIDQKLGSKEKIDAWFEAKTRGLNDWQREELKKKWGTLQTVLSSKSRMERVVADIVFDFSMKPRLSNDRGNAILVASSIYEACKYFAMFQKTPFAGKCAIVTSYNPNAQDITKEDTGANTETDREFIYTTYTELLEGVVAKGGKTKTEVYEDRAKELFTKEPANMKLLVVVDKLLTGFDAPPCTYLYIDKSMQDHGLFQAICRVNRLDGEDKEFGHIVDYKDLFNKVENAIAVYTSELDHSAGGADPEVMIQDRLRKGRERLDGALESLALLCEPVEPPGGELEHIHYFCGNTEIPDDLKEHEPRRETLYRSTVALVRAYAAIADELEPAGYDRDDIARIKKELEEYLNLREIIRKASGESIDLKAYEADMRHLIDTYIEAEEPRKISPFDNMGLWDLIVKTGIANAITSSLGGLKGDKNAIAETIENNVRKKIVREHLNDPAYYEKMSALLNEIIAARKAKAVEYEEYLKQIAELAKKVDAGHSDDTPEPLKKSQALRAIYNNLKPESSKVAEGKGGLVDPRLDLAIKLDKAVKDNRPDGWRGVQTREQAIKRALYEVLQDEQQVERIFLVVKAQAEY, from the coding sequence GTGAGCGACATAGGCAAGCCGGAACGCGCTACACAGAACCGCGTCAGCGCCCTCTTTCGGGACGAACTGGGTTACGACTACCTGGGGAACTGGGGGTGCCGGGATTTGAACAGCAACATAGAGGAAGACCTGCTGTCGTCTTGGCTCGCGAAAAGCGGCTATACGAGAGACCATATCAGCAGGGCCCTGTACGTTCTGCACGGGGAGGCGGACAACCACGGCCGGGGCCTCTATGGAAACAACAGGGCCGTTTATTCCCTCCTGCGTTACGGCGTACCGGTTAAGATCGAGGCGGGCACGGTTACGGAAACCGTACGCCTGATCGACTGGGAGAACCCGCGGAAGAACGATTTCTCCATCGCCGAGGAGGTGACTCTCCGGGGAAACCACGAGCGGCGGCCCGACATCGTCCTCTACGTCAACGGCATCGCCGTCGCGGTCCTGGAGCTCAAGCGAAGCGGTGTTTCCATAGGGGAGGGGATCCGGCAGAGCATCTCCAACCAGAAGCCCGAGTTCAACGAGTGGTTCTACAGCACCGTGCAGTTCGTCTTCGCCGGGAACGACTCCGAGGGACTGCGGTATGGTTCAATCGGCACGCCGGAGAAGTACTTCCTCGCCTGGAAGGAGGACGAGGCGGATGACAGCCGCTACAAGCTCGACAAGTACCTCCTCAAGATGTGCTCAAAGGAGCGCCTCATCGAGCTCATGCGCGACTTCGTGCTCTACGACGGGGGCATCAAGAAACTGCCGCGGGTGCACCAGTACTTCGGCATCAAGGCGGCGCAGAAGCACGTGCGGGAGCACAAGAGCGGCATCATCTGGCACACCCAGGGGAGCGGCAAGAGCATCGTCATGGTGCTCCTGGCGAAGTGGATACTAGAGAACAACCCCCATGCCCGGGTGGCCGTCATCACCGACCGCGACGAGCTGGACAAGCAGATAGAGCGCGTCTTCGGCGACGCGGGCGAGGAGATTGTGCGCACCTCGAGCGGCCGCGATCTCGTCACCCGGCTTGGGAAGGCGAAGCCGCGGCTCCTCTGTTCGCTCATTCACAAGTTCGGAAGGAAGGACGTGGACGATTTCGACACCTTCATAAAGGACCTGGAAGCGCGGCCGAGCGCGACCGTGGGCGAGGTCTTCGTCTTCGTGGACGAGTGCCACCGCACCCAGAGCGGCAAGCTTCACCGGGCCATGAAGGCGATCATGCCCAACGCGGTCTTCATCGGTTTTACCGGCACGCCGCTCCTAACGAGGGACAGGGCCACCAGCCTGGAGGTGTTCGGCGGCTACATCCACACCTACAAGTTCAGCGAGGGCGTGGAAGACGGCGTGGTCCTCGACCTGGTGTACGAGGCGCGGGACATCGACCAGAAACTCGGCTCGAAGGAGAAGATCGACGCATGGTTCGAGGCGAAGACCCGGGGCCTCAACGACTGGCAGAGGGAAGAGCTGAAAAAGAAGTGGGGTACCCTGCAGACAGTCCTCAGTTCGAAGTCCCGCATGGAGCGCGTGGTGGCCGACATCGTCTTCGACTTCAGCATGAAGCCGCGGCTTTCCAATGACCGGGGGAATGCCATCCTGGTGGCGTCGAGCATCTACGAGGCGTGCAAGTACTTCGCCATGTTCCAGAAGACGCCCTTCGCGGGAAAGTGCGCCATTGTGACCTCCTACAATCCCAATGCCCAGGACATTACGAAGGAAGACACCGGGGCGAACACCGAGACGGACAGGGAATTCATCTACACTACCTACACCGAGCTTCTGGAAGGTGTCGTCGCCAAAGGCGGCAAGACGAAGACCGAGGTCTACGAAGACCGGGCGAAGGAGCTTTTCACGAAAGAGCCGGCGAACATGAAGCTTCTGGTGGTGGTCGACAAGCTCCTCACCGGCTTCGACGCGCCGCCCTGCACCTATCTTTACATCGACAAGTCGATGCAGGACCACGGACTCTTTCAGGCCATCTGCCGGGTCAACCGTTTGGACGGCGAGGACAAGGAGTTCGGCCATATCGTCGACTACAAGGACCTCTTCAACAAAGTCGAGAACGCCATCGCCGTCTACACCTCGGAGCTGGACCATAGCGCGGGCGGGGCCGATCCCGAGGTGATGATTCAGGACCGCCTCCGGAAAGGCAGGGAGCGCCTCGACGGCGCACTGGAGTCGCTCGCGCTCCTCTGTGAGCCCGTGGAGCCGCCCGGGGGCGAGCTGGAGCACATCCACTACTTCTGCGGCAACACCGAGATCCCGGATGATTTGAAAGAGCACGAGCCCCGGCGGGAGACCCTGTACAGGTCGACCGTGGCCCTTGTGCGCGCCTACGCCGCCATCGCCGACGAACTGGAGCCCGCCGGGTATGACCGGGACGATATCGCCCGCATCAAGAAGGAGCTGGAAGAGTACCTGAACCTCCGGGAGATCATCCGGAAGGCAAGCGGCGAGAGTATCGACCTGAAGGCCTACGAGGCCGATATGCGCCACCTCATCGATACCTATATCGAGGCGGAGGAGCCGAGGAAGATATCGCCCTTCGACAACATGGGTCTTTGGGATCTCATCGTGAAGACCGGCATCGCCAACGCCATCACCTCCAGCCTCGGGGGCCTGAAGGGCGACAAGAACGCCATCGCCGAGACCATCGAGAACAACGTCCGGAAGAAGATCGTCAGGGAGCACCTGAACGACCCGGCCTACTACGAGAAGATGTCGGCGCTCCTGAACGAGATCATCGCGGCCCGCAAGGCGAAGGCAGTGGAGTACGAGGAATACCTCAAACAGATCGCGGAGCTCGCGAAAAAGGTCGATGCCGGCCACAGCGACGATACACCGGAACCCTTAAAGAAAAGCCAGGCCCTGCGGGCGATCTACAACAACCTGAAACCGGAGAGCTCCAAAGTCGCCGAGGGTAAGGGCGGCCTCGTTGATCCAAGGCTGGATCTGGCAATCAAGCTTGATAAGGCGGTAAAGGACAACAGGCCCGATGGATGGCGCGGCGTCCAGACGCGCGAGCAGGCGATAAAGCGCGCCCTCTATGAAGTCCTCCAGGACGAACAGCAGGTGGAGCGGATCTTCCTTGTCGTCAAGGCACAGGCGGAGTACTGA
- a CDS encoding winged helix-turn-helix transcriptional regulator yields the protein MITACRESGTKEPDIRYDHAGLWVEFSYKTAVETPVETTVEAPVKTTVKTPVKILECLSGHPHATLAETAEAIGKSLRAVERASSKLVKDGRLRFVGPQKGSRWEVIQ from the coding sequence ATGATCACGGCCTGCAGGGAATCGGGCACGAAAGAACCGGATATCAGATACGATCACGCGGGCCTCTGGGTGGAGTTCAGCTACAAGACGGCGGTGGAAACGCCGGTGGAAACGACGGTAGAAGCGCCGGTGAAAACGACGGTAAAAACACCCGTTAAAATCCTTGAATGCCTGTCAGGACATCCACATGCGACCCTGGCAGAAACCGCGGAGGCGATCGGCAAGTCACTGAGAGCGGTGGAACGTGCCAGTTCAAAACTTGTCAAGGATGGCAGACTTCGTTTTGTCGGACCGCAGAAGGGAAGTCGCTGGGAGGTGATACAGTGA